In Salvelinus alpinus chromosome 20, SLU_Salpinus.1, whole genome shotgun sequence, a genomic segment contains:
- the LOC139546479 gene encoding putative nuclease HARBI1 isoform X1: MKAQNCVFLSALTMACPFVRDVVDEEALVLRRAFRRERVFRDRLDPLAFPDDHLYERYRFSADGIRYLCRLLGPRIKHRTARSHALSVEQMVCVALRFFASGAFLYSVGDAEQLNKATICRTIRSVCLAIKALADVFISFPGHRRLCDIKEEFYRIAGFPNVIGAVDCTHIRIKAPSGAHEADFVNRKSFHSINVQMVCNADCVISNVVAKWPGSVHDSRIFRASEIYQCLSQGEFSGVLLGDRGYGCQPFLLTPFTDPQEAQQAYNHAHARTRARVEMTFGLLKARFHCLHKLRVSPVRACDITVACAVLHNVACLRKERAPRVPPAMDWDNPAIFPDDDSGRLLRDQYVLNYFS; this comes from the exons atgaaggcccaaaattgtgtgttcctttctgctctgacaatggcatgcccattcgtgcgagatgtggtggatgaagaagcacttgtgctgaggagagccttcaggcgagaaagggtcttcagggaccggttggacccactggccttccctgatgaccatctatatgaaagatacagattttctgcagatggcatcaggtatctatgcagactactgggtcccaggattaagcaccgcactgcacggagccatgcactgagtgtggagcaaatggtttgtgtggccttgcgcttttttgctagtggagccttcctgtactcagtgggggatgcagaacagctgaacaaggccacaatttgccgcacaataaggagtgtgtgtctggctatcaaagcattagcagatgtcttcatctccttccctggccacagaagactctgtgacatcaaagaggagttctataggattgcag gtttccccaatgtcattggtgcagtggactgcacacacataaggataaaagccccctcaggtgcccatgaggccgattttgtgaataggaaatcctttcacagcattaatgttcag atggtctgcaatgctgactgtgtgatcagcaatgttgtggcaaaatggcctggctcagtccatgactccagaatctttcgggcctctgaaatctatcagtgcctatcacaag gtgaattctctggtgtgttgctgggagacagggggtatggctgccagccttttctcctgacacctttcacagacccccaggaagcacagcaggcctacaaccatgcccatgccaggaccagggccagagttgaaatgacctttggcctcctgaaggcacgctttcactgccttcacaaattaagggtcagccctgttagggcatgtgatattactgtggcttgtgctgtcctccacaatgtggcctgcctgaggaaggagagggcccccagagtgccaccagccatggactgggacaatccggccatcttccctgatgacgacagtggtcggctgctgagggaccaatatgtgttgaattattttagttaa